A genomic stretch from Croceibacterium aestuarii includes:
- a CDS encoding TonB-dependent receptor: MKMKYLLAASLASLSAAIVLPQAAQAQQITTGISGTVTDENGNPIQGATVVVTDTRTGTARTLVTGADGNFRAANLVSGGPYTISANASGYEGQTVGDVTTTLQGNTTLTFALSGGAGEIVVTGARVQLAQLAVGPGTSFAGEVLETAPSFNRDIRDVIRIDPRVSLDREDTSTGGDGQDHISCLGGNNRTNAFTVDGISQGDIYGLNGTGYASRSSTPIPYDAVREVQVQFAPFDVEYDQFTGCAINVITKSGTNDYHGSAFFEYADNGMRGDSVDGLAVAPVQSEKHWGASLGGPVIKDRVFLFGAYSHEETGYGFDNGPDGAGYPNTSGGVTLDQFNQISDILSTVYGIDTGPLVTNLPYTSDRYFVRSDINITDDHRLELTYQHLDENSIKEDDYFNSGNGSTVTGRNNFYNSGTKSEYFSGRLYSNWTEDFSTEIRYSHSKVQDLQDPVGGGEAQSDNPIPRIIVGTTTASGYGAVEAGPGQYRSANDLRTWVDQGSVIARYNFGDHNLKFGADFNRVKIFNLFVPNATGTLVFNSISDLQNGILSNGDETTGYASSINSGDSAGAWGNFSSTGDVNSAAASFTRTVYSIFAQDEWQMSPQVSTTLGARVNWIDGGHPEANPNFMARYGISNETGFSALPPIVLPRFALTYDADDFSIFSRSQLRLGLGMFTGGDPLVWFGNAFQNNGQAYGQGATSDPGCPAGPINVLSGGSFGGIPGCIVTAGQAQGAAGLADTQSIDPDIEWAKVLRANVGFESDLDFAPSGFFSGWHLNLDYIYSHYIDPFNVVDLSQTPNITKGLGGYTIDGRPIYAAIDPTDPDAAGCNATLVSTYPIKWDNVTAACFNRIGRDDEIMLTNSKGYNTQVASIFLSKQFQGGLFTDGGSVFMSLGYAYTDAQDRRTLGNSTATSNYDTVAAFDRQDIAAARSVYASTNNVTFNASFAEEFFDDLKTRLNMTFVARSGRPYSLTWADSYGVFNDGASGSGNALLYIPTGINDPNLSPSSDPAAVAALYDFTSTFKCAKDYAGKTIARNTCTNDWYFDMDLSFSQEIPGPMSLFGVKRDKLKLFASMDNFLNLLDSSWNIQHRRSYTGYQDLNIEAKGIDSAGRYIVGYNFGTTSPRDTFEGDQFINVTSSVWRLKVGVSYDF; this comes from the coding sequence ATGAAAATGAAGTATCTTCTCGCCGCCAGTCTGGCGTCGCTTTCTGCCGCCATCGTTCTCCCCCAGGCCGCGCAGGCCCAGCAGATTACCACCGGGATTAGCGGAACCGTCACGGACGAGAACGGCAATCCGATCCAGGGGGCGACGGTGGTCGTGACCGACACCCGCACCGGCACCGCGCGCACCTTGGTCACGGGCGCCGACGGCAATTTCCGCGCCGCCAATCTCGTCTCGGGCGGCCCCTACACGATCAGCGCCAACGCGAGCGGTTATGAAGGCCAGACCGTGGGTGACGTCACGACCACGCTGCAGGGCAATACGACCCTGACCTTCGCCCTGTCCGGCGGCGCCGGCGAGATCGTGGTGACCGGCGCGCGCGTGCAGCTGGCGCAGCTTGCGGTGGGCCCGGGCACCAGCTTTGCCGGAGAGGTTCTCGAGACCGCGCCGAGCTTCAACCGCGATATTCGCGACGTCATCCGCATCGACCCGCGCGTCAGCCTCGACCGCGAGGATACGAGCACAGGCGGGGACGGCCAGGATCACATCTCCTGTCTCGGCGGCAACAACCGCACCAACGCTTTCACCGTCGACGGCATCAGCCAGGGAGACATCTACGGTCTCAACGGCACCGGCTACGCTTCGCGCAGCTCGACGCCCATTCCCTACGACGCGGTCCGCGAAGTGCAGGTGCAGTTCGCGCCCTTCGATGTCGAGTACGACCAATTTACGGGCTGCGCGATCAACGTCATCACCAAGTCGGGCACCAACGATTATCACGGCAGTGCGTTCTTCGAATACGCTGACAACGGCATGCGCGGCGATAGCGTCGACGGCCTGGCGGTTGCGCCGGTGCAGTCCGAAAAGCACTGGGGCGCCTCGCTTGGCGGTCCGGTGATCAAGGACCGGGTCTTCCTCTTCGGCGCCTACTCGCACGAGGAGACCGGATACGGCTTCGACAACGGTCCCGACGGGGCGGGCTATCCCAACACCTCCGGCGGGGTGACGCTCGACCAGTTCAACCAGATCTCGGATATTCTTTCGACCGTGTACGGTATCGACACCGGCCCGCTGGTGACCAACCTGCCGTATACCAGCGACCGCTATTTCGTTCGCAGCGACATCAACATTACCGACGATCACCGGCTCGAGCTGACCTACCAGCACCTCGACGAAAACAGCATCAAGGAAGACGATTATTTCAACAGCGGCAACGGGTCGACCGTCACCGGCCGCAACAATTTCTACAACAGCGGGACCAAGTCGGAATACTTTTCCGGGCGCCTCTATTCGAACTGGACCGAAGACTTCTCGACCGAGATTCGCTACTCGCACTCGAAGGTCCAGGATCTCCAGGATCCCGTGGGCGGGGGTGAAGCGCAGAGCGACAATCCGATCCCGCGCATCATCGTCGGCACCACCACAGCGAGCGGCTATGGCGCCGTCGAGGCCGGCCCCGGTCAGTATCGTTCGGCGAACGATCTGCGGACCTGGGTCGACCAGGGCAGCGTGATCGCGCGGTACAACTTCGGCGACCACAACCTGAAGTTCGGCGCAGATTTCAATCGGGTGAAGATTTTCAACCTGTTCGTTCCCAATGCCACCGGCACGCTGGTCTTCAACTCGATCAGCGATTTGCAGAACGGCATTCTGTCGAACGGCGACGAGACGACCGGCTATGCCTCGAGCATCAACAGCGGGGATTCGGCCGGAGCCTGGGGCAACTTTTCGTCCACCGGCGACGTCAACAGCGCCGCGGCGAGCTTCACGCGCACCGTCTACTCGATCTTTGCGCAGGACGAGTGGCAGATGAGCCCGCAGGTGAGCACGACCCTTGGCGCGCGGGTCAATTGGATCGACGGCGGCCATCCGGAAGCCAACCCGAACTTCATGGCCCGCTACGGCATCAGCAACGAGACCGGCTTCAGTGCACTGCCGCCGATCGTTCTGCCGCGTTTCGCGCTGACCTACGATGCCGACGACTTCAGCATCTTCAGCCGCTCGCAGCTGCGGCTCGGACTCGGCATGTTCACCGGCGGCGATCCGCTGGTGTGGTTCGGCAATGCGTTCCAAAACAACGGCCAGGCCTATGGTCAAGGTGCGACGTCCGACCCGGGCTGTCCGGCCGGCCCGATCAACGTCCTCTCGGGCGGTTCGTTCGGCGGCATACCCGGCTGCATCGTAACCGCAGGCCAAGCGCAGGGCGCTGCGGGTCTTGCCGACACCCAGTCGATCGATCCGGACATCGAATGGGCCAAGGTGCTTCGCGCCAACGTGGGCTTCGAATCCGACCTCGACTTCGCGCCGAGCGGCTTCTTCAGCGGCTGGCACCTCAACCTCGACTACATCTACAGCCACTACATCGACCCGTTCAACGTGGTCGACCTGTCGCAGACCCCCAACATCACCAAGGGCCTCGGCGGCTATACCATCGACGGGCGTCCGATCTACGCCGCCATCGACCCGACCGACCCCGACGCAGCGGGTTGCAACGCAACGCTTGTCAGCACCTACCCGATCAAGTGGGACAACGTGACGGCGGCCTGCTTCAACCGGATCGGCCGCGACGACGAGATCATGCTGACCAATTCCAAGGGCTACAACACCCAGGTCGCCTCGATCTTCCTGTCTAAGCAATTCCAGGGCGGCCTCTTCACCGACGGTGGATCGGTCTTCATGTCGCTGGGCTATGCCTATACCGACGCGCAGGACCGGCGGACGCTGGGCAATTCCACCGCGACCTCCAACTACGACACCGTCGCCGCGTTCGACCGGCAGGATATCGCCGCGGCGCGCTCGGTCTACGCCAGCACGAACAACGTAACGTTCAACGCCAGCTTCGCCGAGGAATTCTTCGACGACCTGAAGACTCGTCTCAACATGACCTTCGTAGCCCGGTCCGGTCGGCCCTACAGCCTGACCTGGGCGGATAGCTATGGCGTGTTCAACGACGGCGCTTCGGGAAGCGGCAACGCGCTGCTCTACATCCCGACCGGGATCAACGATCCGAACCTCTCGCCGAGCTCGGACCCGGCGGCTGTCGCGGCGCTCTATGACTTCACCAGCACCTTCAAGTGCGCCAAGGACTATGCCGGCAAGACGATCGCGCGAAACACCTGCACCAACGACTGGTACTTCGACATGGACCTGTCGTTCTCGCAGGAAATCCCGGGACCGATGAGCCTGTTCGGGGTCAAGCGCGACAAGCTCAAACTGTTCGCCTCGATGGACAACTTCCTGAACCTCCTCGACAGCAGCTGGAACATCCAGCACCGGCGTAGCTACACCGGTTACCAGGACCTCAACATCGAGGCCAAGGGCATCGACAGCGCCGGACGCTACATCGTCGGCTACAACTTTGGGACGACATCGCCGCGCGACACATTCGAGGGCGATCAGTTCATCAACGTCACCTCGTCGGTCTGGCGGCTTAAGGTTGGCGTCAGCTACGACTTCTAA
- a CDS encoding isopenicillin N synthase family dioxygenase: protein MDNIALVDLTRPLKELADELGRSFSEFGFAVIRNHGIPDELIERVEEMQKALFDLPEEVKRSYDVPGGGGARGYTPFGKEIAKDAKVHDLKEFWHIGRSLPEGHELAAAMAPNVWPRELPGFKTTMEEVYAAFEKTGDRILRAIALHLGLAEDYFVPTVKDGNSVMRLLHYPPLPEEAPEGAVRAAAHGDINTITLLLGAEEAGLELLTKSGEWLAIDVPEGALVVNVGDMLDRLTNSHLRSTTHRVVNPAGEAARRSRYSMPFFLHFRPDFVIKPLPAFVREGDSPPPPITAHDFLQQRLREIGLA from the coding sequence ATGGACAACATTGCCCTCGTCGACCTCACCCGGCCGCTCAAAGAGCTGGCCGACGAACTCGGGCGCTCGTTTTCAGAATTCGGCTTCGCGGTGATCCGCAACCACGGCATTCCGGACGAGCTCATCGAGCGGGTCGAGGAAATGCAGAAGGCGCTGTTCGACCTTCCGGAAGAGGTGAAGCGAAGCTACGACGTCCCCGGCGGCGGCGGGGCGCGCGGCTACACGCCGTTCGGCAAGGAGATCGCCAAGGACGCCAAGGTCCACGATCTCAAGGAGTTCTGGCACATCGGCCGCAGCCTGCCCGAGGGCCACGAATTGGCCGCCGCGATGGCGCCCAATGTCTGGCCGCGCGAGCTCCCGGGCTTCAAGACGACGATGGAGGAAGTCTACGCGGCCTTCGAGAAGACCGGCGACCGGATCCTGCGGGCGATCGCTCTGCACCTGGGGCTGGCCGAAGACTACTTCGTGCCGACCGTGAAGGACGGCAATTCGGTCATGCGCCTGCTGCATTACCCGCCGCTGCCCGAAGAGGCACCGGAAGGCGCAGTTCGAGCCGCCGCGCATGGCGACATCAACACCATCACCTTGCTGCTCGGCGCCGAGGAAGCCGGTCTCGAACTCCTGACGAAATCGGGGGAATGGCTGGCGATCGACGTGCCGGAAGGTGCGCTGGTGGTAAACGTGGGCGACATGCTCGACCGGCTGACCAATTCGCACCTGCGCTCGACCACCCACCGCGTGGTCAACCCGGCGGGCGAGGCCGCGCGGCGCTCGCGATACTCGATGCCGTTCTTCCTTCACTTCCGGCCCGATTTCGTGATCAAGCCGCTGCCGGCCTTCGTCCGCGAAGGCGACTCGCCGCCGCCTCCAATCACGGCTCACGACTTCCTGCAGCAGCGCCTGCGCGAAATCGGCCTCGCGTAA
- a CDS encoding NupC/NupG family nucleoside CNT transporter yields the protein MAPKIINLAGIVAILAIAYLLSTDRKRIRLRVVGASFLLQAVIAFLVLWTPWGKAGIQSASNGVSALLGYATTGTEFLFGASADNPLSGSFALGALPVIIFFASLVSILYYLGVMQRVVRWVGGAIGWVTGISRVESLGAAANIFVGQSESPLVVRPYLAALAPSQLFALMAVGMAGVAGTILAAYAGLLGRDYLPFLLAAAVMSAPGGILMAKIIMPDPEKVAQVDEDIALPKSRISSEGPANITEGHLSHEVEVARAMAQDDRPANIIEAAAQGAQTGVKLAVAVGAMVLAFVALVALANGLLGWAGGLFGYPDLSFQGILGTLFAPVMYLLGIPWGEAQVAGGLFGTKIVLNEFVAFIDLGALEPGVLSDRSRAIITFALCGFANFSSIAIQMAVTGGLAPNQRPMIAKLGLRALAAGSLANLMSAALAGLFLAS from the coding sequence ATGGCGCCGAAGATCATCAATCTCGCCGGGATTGTCGCCATTCTCGCCATTGCCTACCTGCTCTCGACGGACCGCAAGCGCATTCGCCTGCGCGTCGTCGGGGCCTCTTTCCTCCTGCAGGCTGTCATCGCTTTTCTGGTCTTGTGGACCCCTTGGGGCAAGGCGGGAATCCAGAGCGCCTCGAACGGCGTTTCCGCACTTCTCGGCTACGCGACCACCGGAACCGAGTTTCTTTTCGGGGCCAGTGCCGACAACCCGCTGTCGGGCAGCTTCGCGCTTGGCGCCTTGCCGGTGATCATCTTCTTCGCCTCACTGGTGTCGATCCTCTACTACCTAGGCGTGATGCAGCGCGTGGTGCGCTGGGTGGGCGGGGCCATCGGTTGGGTTACCGGGATCAGCCGGGTCGAATCGCTCGGTGCAGCCGCCAATATCTTCGTCGGGCAGTCGGAAAGCCCGCTGGTCGTGCGGCCCTACCTTGCTGCGCTGGCGCCTTCGCAGCTATTCGCGCTGATGGCGGTCGGCATGGCGGGAGTGGCGGGTACGATCCTCGCCGCCTACGCCGGACTGCTCGGGCGCGATTACCTGCCGTTCCTGCTCGCTGCCGCGGTGATGTCCGCGCCGGGAGGCATCCTGATGGCCAAGATCATCATGCCCGATCCGGAAAAGGTCGCCCAGGTCGACGAGGATATCGCCTTGCCGAAAAGCCGCATCAGTTCGGAAGGCCCGGCGAACATCACCGAAGGGCACCTGTCGCACGAAGTCGAGGTGGCGCGCGCCATGGCCCAGGACGACCGGCCGGCCAATATCATCGAGGCTGCCGCCCAGGGCGCGCAGACCGGGGTCAAGCTCGCCGTGGCGGTCGGGGCCATGGTTCTCGCATTTGTTGCGCTGGTTGCGCTGGCCAACGGGCTGCTCGGCTGGGCCGGCGGGCTGTTCGGCTATCCGGACCTCTCCTTCCAGGGCATTCTCGGCACGCTGTTCGCGCCGGTCATGTATCTCCTCGGGATTCCGTGGGGCGAAGCGCAGGTTGCCGGCGGGCTGTTCGGCACCAAAATCGTGCTCAACGAATTCGTCGCCTTCATCGACCTCGGCGCTCTTGAGCCCGGAGTGCTGAGCGATCGCAGCCGGGCGATCATCACCTTCGCGCTATGCGGCTTCGCCAACTTCTCCTCGATCGCCATCCAGATGGCGGTGACCGGGGGGCTCGCGCCCAACCAACGCCCGATGATAGCCAAGCTCGGCCTCAGGGCGCTCGCCGCGGGTTCGCTCGCCAACCTGATGAGCGCCGCGCTCGCCGGCCTCTTTCTCGCAAGCTAG
- a CDS encoding queuosine precursor transporter yields MQEASTPAAAIPAPLFALSLLYGGMTCIAGVLGSKQVALGPLAVEAGILPFLLLVAISSSVARLYGRATANRLVRFGFIPLITAIALTWLVLQLPTDPGMYEPAKAAFPIVLGQGIRLMIAGIIAYGVSMTLNVFIFSRLAAKARRLTLVAGAVAAVISQVIDTLIFITVSFYGERPIGGLIAGQALAKVVLSLVLVPLLIALIVGLARRFGAPEAPAADSATS; encoded by the coding sequence ATGCAAGAAGCCTCGACCCCCGCCGCCGCGATTCCCGCGCCCCTGTTCGCCCTGTCGCTGCTTTACGGCGGCATGACCTGCATCGCCGGGGTGCTCGGGTCCAAGCAGGTGGCTCTGGGGCCGCTGGCGGTCGAGGCGGGCATACTGCCGTTCCTGCTGCTGGTGGCGATTTCGAGTTCGGTCGCGCGGCTTTATGGTCGCGCCACCGCGAACCGGCTGGTCCGGTTCGGCTTCATCCCGCTCATCACGGCCATCGCGCTGACCTGGCTCGTCCTCCAGTTGCCGACCGATCCGGGGATGTACGAGCCCGCCAAAGCGGCCTTTCCGATCGTCCTCGGACAGGGAATCCGGCTGATGATCGCCGGGATCATCGCCTACGGCGTGTCGATGACGCTCAACGTGTTCATCTTCTCGCGCCTCGCAGCGAAGGCCAGGCGGCTGACGTTGGTGGCAGGCGCCGTTGCCGCGGTGATCAGCCAGGTGATCGACACGCTCATTTTCATCACCGTTTCGTTCTATGGAGAGCGGCCAATCGGCGGACTGATCGCCGGACAGGCGCTGGCCAAAGTCGTGTTGTCGCTCGTCCTCGTGCCATTGCTGATCGCACTGATCGTGGGCCTGGCGCGGCGCTTCGGAGCTCCCGAAGCGCCGGCAGCCGACTCGGCTACTTCCTGA
- a CDS encoding SMP-30/gluconolactonase/LRE family protein produces MREKILSAGLACLALAMTAPAAAQSQPGPEAPVTVSAIPGVVSAGSKWKTFWEGPMIVDGMAAAKDGSLLFAQEQSNSIIKVWPDGKWWVEYPFVAGAGSVTFDSSGRIFAADRSCTDPGLGLGPKCTILSKIVQLSPERKTVADKFADGSTLGRINDLAADNHGGAYYTQGGLFHAKADGTVDTIVPAGNPAQGGVFTNGLVLSPDGKTLYVTNRTEIMAFDVAANGSLSNKRTFATIAGEPEGSFGGDGMTVDAAGRLYVTTGQGIVVFDKSGKQLGAIPVPRRAITVAIGGPSGKTLYAGTLGATTPTGENWATPQGIRNIAATIYAIDLLTPGVRK; encoded by the coding sequence ATGCGCGAGAAAATTTTGTCCGCAGGCCTGGCCTGCCTGGCGCTGGCCATGACCGCGCCCGCCGCGGCGCAGAGCCAGCCCGGTCCCGAGGCTCCGGTCACGGTAAGCGCGATCCCCGGCGTGGTTTCGGCCGGAAGCAAGTGGAAAACCTTCTGGGAAGGCCCGATGATAGTCGACGGCATGGCCGCCGCCAAGGACGGCTCGCTGTTGTTCGCGCAGGAACAGAGCAACTCGATCATCAAGGTCTGGCCCGACGGCAAGTGGTGGGTCGAGTACCCCTTCGTCGCCGGAGCGGGCTCGGTCACGTTCGATTCTTCGGGCAGGATTTTCGCTGCCGACCGCTCGTGCACCGATCCCGGTCTCGGTCTGGGCCCGAAGTGCACCATCCTTTCGAAGATCGTGCAGCTCTCGCCCGAGCGAAAGACCGTAGCCGACAAGTTCGCCGACGGCAGCACGCTCGGCCGCATCAACGACCTAGCGGCCGACAATCATGGGGGCGCCTATTACACCCAGGGCGGCCTGTTCCACGCCAAGGCCGATGGAACCGTCGACACGATCGTTCCCGCGGGCAATCCCGCGCAGGGCGGTGTGTTCACCAACGGCCTGGTGCTGAGCCCTGACGGCAAGACGCTTTACGTCACCAACCGCACCGAGATCATGGCGTTCGATGTCGCTGCCAACGGATCGCTTTCCAACAAGCGCACTTTCGCCACCATTGCCGGCGAGCCCGAAGGCAGCTTCGGCGGTGACGGAATGACGGTCGACGCGGCGGGACGGCTCTACGTCACCACGGGTCAGGGCATCGTGGTGTTCGACAAATCGGGCAAGCAGCTTGGCGCGATCCCCGTCCCGCGCCGTGCCATCACGGTCGCGATCGGCGGGCCTTCGGGCAAGACGCTCTATGCCGGGACGCTCGGCGCGACCACTCCGACCGGAGAGAACTGGGCGACGCCGCAGGGCATTCGCAACATCGCCGCGACGATCTACGCCATTGACCTGTTGACGCCCGGCGTCAGGAAGTAG
- a CDS encoding DUF6152 family protein, with translation MRKIMAGLALMGATLAATAADAHHSFGMFDMSKEVTITGKVRKFQWTNPHSYIQLVSKDGSGKDVEYSMEMGAPMYLYARGWRPATLKAGMDIAITYHPLRNGQPGGVVMDVTTPDGKAIGTNK, from the coding sequence ATGCGTAAGATTATGGCCGGCTTGGCATTGATGGGCGCGACATTGGCGGCGACCGCCGCAGACGCGCACCACAGCTTCGGTATGTTCGACATGAGCAAGGAAGTGACGATCACCGGCAAGGTGAGGAAGTTCCAGTGGACCAATCCGCACTCGTACATCCAACTCGTGTCGAAGGACGGTTCGGGCAAGGACGTCGAATACTCGATGGAAATGGGCGCGCCGATGTACCTCTATGCGCGCGGCTGGCGCCCGGCCACGCTCAAGGCGGGCATGGACATCGCAATCACATACCACCCGCTGCGCAACGGCCAGCCGGGCGGAGTGGTGATGGACGTGACCACGCCCGACGGCAAGGCGATCGGGACCAACAAATGA